The nucleotide sequence CGCCACTCTGCAAGAGGCGCTACATAATATGCCCAACAATCACAGAATGCCACCTCGTCATTTCAACCCCTGATTCTACTGAATACTGGAACAAAATACATTGAGAAAAAGATTTCAGAGCCTCGCTTTTCAACCCAGTCACTTAGTGACTACCAGAATATAAGCTCCTGAGTTACAGCATAGTATATGGTAGCCGAAATAATATCTTTAGTGTATGTGTCTCCGTACTTTCAATAAAGAAGAAAAAGTATGCCGACGACTTCTATTCAGTATTTGAAATTGTCTATCTGTGCAAAACGACGATGTGAAACTTCTTGGATCCAAGATCCTCAAACCATTTTCCTCCATGAGGAACCCGTCTGCAGGTTTAAAAACGAACAGTGAAATCAGACATTCATATATCAAGCTATACAAACTAACAAAGCCCCCAAATATAACCCTTGGGTTTTAAAACAGTTGCACGTTTCAGTTGCTGGGAATCACCTGGGGAAACTTCTTGAGAGGGTCCTGAATTTGGATTTCATCTTGTTGGGAGACCCATATTCCTCCGATGATGCTCAAACTGAAATACAAAGACAAAGTTCACTAGATCACCGAATAAAGTTTTCATGTAGGGGGAAAAATCCAATGCATTAGGCATTCCACTGACTTACCTTTGACTTCTGAAGAGCCTGTCTTGTCTCAGGATCAATATCCAAGTCACATAATCTGCTGGGCATTATCTTCACCTTCTTGATATCCAGCTCagggccacctctgatcacagaTGCCCACCATTCCTTCTTGTTTTGCTTTGACAGTAGTATAGACAGTGATTTCCCGTCCTCTGAAGGAGTCATTACAAAATAGTGAATGACATACAGGTAACGCAGACTTCATGCAGGAACAGATATTAGTGTTGCAACAGGAATACCAATTGTCCAGAAGCAGTTGCAAACGTTGACCGGTTGGTAAAGCACCCCCTGGAATGAAAAACAATCAAAGATTATATTAGAAGATGTATGCCCTATGAGGAAGATTCTTGTCATGTAAATACTGAGCATGTCACTTCATCAACATATAGACGAGGTTACGCCATTTCAATATTGCCACTTACGTCAATTATTGGAGTCTGGCCCTTTAGTGCAACCTTTAGGTGGTTCTTCTCAATCTCACAGACAACAAACATTGACTTTGTTCCTTGGGGGACTGGAACAGTTATGTTAACCTCTGACAACTCTTGAGTCCAGGAATATTTCTCCAAGTCCAGACCATTTTCAGCATTTGGTTCTAATCCACAATTGAAAAGGAAAACACCTTGGTTCTTTAATGTAAAGGATGTGAGCACAATAACAGAAATGGAAGTGCAGATTACAATTAAGTTCATCTGATGTCCAGATCAGCATGAGAGTACAAACAATTTATTTCAGAAGAAGGGTATGCACAGCCCAAGTTGTTAGTAATTGATATCCCAGAATTTGAGATCAGAATGAGGCACAGTAAGTAACATGTGGAAATCACAGTTGCCACGAGAAATGGGTCTCAAATAACAAGGAACGAACTTATCAACTATTCATTACAGTAGAAATCTTACTAAATGAGCACAATAATGATAATTTAAAGACAAAACTTATAGGTTCAACGCAGCATAATTCTACTGACAGTCTGACAGAACATATCAGCAGAAGAATCAGTAAACATGATATTGCGTCGTTAACTGATTGCTGCTTGACATACATGCTGTTAAACGTACAGATCTCAAAGCAAATATTGATAAGTGCAACCGAGTACAGAACACTAAACAACTTGAAATCCCTTTAATCTTTTGTGACGACAAAGATAAGCATCAGTTCAGAACTCAAATACTCAATCCCAGTAAAAAAACTCAGAGTTGAATCACTGCTTTGAAAGTCAAGCTCTGACACTCATGAATTAGCATAAAACTGTAAAGGCAGCCAAGCGAGAATCTGAAATTCCATGATATTTTCCTGTTTGTTATCATGTAAATCTCAACACCAACACTTCACACAGGAAGCAACTACGGTCTACGGCATACATTGAAATTCCATGATGTATTTGCCTGAATGTTGTCGGTATGTCAATCTGAACACCTATGCATCATAACTTTAGAGCAGAATCGCAAACCCATGTGCTCAATCTGAAGCTAACTAGTTGCCGAGCCTAGAACTGCAATGCGACTTTACTCTGCTTGCGCAAAGACTTAGGAGTAGAAAGGAACATAGCGCCTTCTATTTGATGAGTAAATGCAGCATCAGAAATCACCAAGGCACAAAGCAAATCCCGCATTCGAACCATGAACATCACAAACAGACCAAAAAAAGGTGGCGGTACGAGATGAATCACCTCTTGCGCGCCTCCCGTCCTTCGCCGCATTCTCTGCGCCCCCCTCCAACTTCCTCTCCGAATCCGCCGCCCTCCTCGACTCCTCGTTCCTCCGTCTCTCCGTCAACTTCCTTGTCTCCTCCTTCGCTGCCACAAGCTTCTCCTCCGCCTCCACCtgggccctggccgccttcgccaTCGCTGCCACCTTCCTCGCCGCGGTGGGGTCGCGGTGGAACAAGCCGGAGCGCTCCCGTGCGACGTCGATCGCCGCCTGGAGGAATGGGAGTGGGCCGCCCGTGCGCTCGAGCACCGCCGCGAGGACGTCCTCGTCGCTCCTGCTGATGGCCTTCGCCGCAGACGGCGCAGCCACCTCACTGTCGCCGTCCTCCTGGGAATTGGTGATGATCGCCATTGGCCGCTACTGCTTATAGGGTTTCGGCCTTTCGGGCAGTTGCTGCTCGTGCGAGGTTTCCAAGTGGGTTTCGTAACGAAGCTTGGAGAGCTGGAGGAATGGAGGGGAGGCCTTGTTTGCGAACGGATTATGCGAAGACGATAAGAGGGTTTAAAGGCATTTTAGAACAGTGACGAGTTTTTGTCAGTTGCGGCCAATGCGTCTAATACGAGTGGGGCTGGGTGACGGTGGGCCTGGGCCATGTTACCTCTCGTGTGAAGCAAGTACTTTTCCTTTGAAAGGTTTGCGGAAATACTTACTCCAGGACGTTCTGCCGGAGGGAGGTGGCTATCTACGAGCGGGCCAATAAAAAACAAATTCTTATTTGCTTATCCGGCCGTCCCTTCTGAGTCCACACCTTACTCGTTTGCTTATCCGTTCGGCCCCAAAACAACATGGCTCCTCATCCATCCACCCTCTTTTCCAACACACGCTCGTTCGGCTGCCGCGCCGTTTTCTTTTCTCGTTGCCGACCGCGCCACGCGGCCTCGCTCCCTACGCCGCTCACCTGCATGGTAGCCACCTGCGTCGCTCAGCGTGGCTACCCATCCGTCGCCCCCTTTCCCAGTGCGCACTCGTCGGGCTACCACGCCGTGCCCTTTCCCATCGTCGGCC is from Miscanthus floridulus cultivar M001 chromosome 7, ASM1932011v1, whole genome shotgun sequence and encodes:
- the LOC136464481 gene encoding protein BOBBER 1-like — encoded protein: MAIITNSQEDGDSEVAAPSAAKAISRSDEDVLAAVLERTGGPLPFLQAAIDVARERSGLFHRDPTAARKVAAMAKAARAQVEAEEKLVAAKEETRKLTERRRNEESRRAADSERKLEGGAENAAKDGRRAREPNAENGLDLEKYSWTQELSEVNITVPVPQGTKSMFVVCEIEKNHLKVALKGQTPIIDGVLYQPVNVCNCFWTIEDGKSLSILLSKQNKKEWWASVIRGGPELDIKKVKIMPSRLCDLDIDPETRQALQKSKFEHHRRNMGLPTR